The sequence TTATGCTACAAAAACTTTGGAAAACCATAAGGTTTTTGACAAAATAAGGTAAAAATCTTATGGATTTTGATGTAATTTTTGATCACGAACATGTATCATCTCTTATGTCTATAGCCTTTTTGACGGAGCGACTAATTATCATTTTTCTTTAAACGCTCTGAACATACTATCAGTAATAGGATCAAGTAAATATCTTAGAAGAGTTCTTGTGCCAGTGACAATTTGAACTTCCACCTGCATACCAGGATGTAGTTCTAATTTTCTAGCTTTTGCAATCTTATTAAATTCATCCATATCAATCTCAATTATAGCAATGTAAAAAGTCTCTGGACCTTGTTGCATTTGGTTTCTGTCTTGTACAGTATCAGGAGATATTCTAACTACTTTACCGGTAAATAATGGCGTTGTTCTAGACTTAAAAGCACTAAAACGAATTTTTGCTAACAAACCTTCATGCACAGAATCTATGTTCTTCTGTGGAACTCTTGCCTCTATTATCAAAGTATCATTAGTTGGAGAAATTTCTACAATCGGAACACCTGGAGCAATTACTCCGCCTATTGTATGAAAGTTCAATACATTTATAATACCATCAACTGGGGATTTAACAACTGTACGACTCAAGGAGTCTTTATAAGCGGTAAACTGCTCTTTTAGATGAGATACTTGCCCCTGTGCTTCTTTTAGTTCAGTCAGTGTTTTCTCTGTATATTTATTCTGTAAGTTAATAATACTAATTTCACTTTCTGTGATTGCATGCTTAGTACCAGCAATTTCAGTGTCTGTCATAGCTATTTCACTTTTAAAATTTGCTTCCCTAGATTCAAGTTCCAATAGAGCAGCTTTTTGAGCAAAGCCCTTCTCATGCAAAGTATGCATTGCTTTTAAACGATCCTTAGCAACTTCTAAACTTTTCATATAAGCAATTTTTTTAGCTTGCAGTCCTTCTATTTTTTTATTTAATTGTTCGATCCTTTGATGCAAAGCATTTTTCTCACTTTTATACACTTCTTTTTTGGAGTAAAATAAACTTTCTTGAGTATGTATAACCCTTGCTACTTCAGGTAGATTTATGGCTTCTGTTAATAATTTTGGAAACTCAATCTTATCTTGATTATCTCTCTCAGCAATCAAACGACTTTCTGTTGCCAAAGCGTGCCTATATTGGCTTAAAGTAATTTCGTACTGCGATTTGATCTTTGTATCTTCTAACTCTATTAATTTATCGCCTATCTTAACTTTATCGCCTTGTTTAATAAAAATATTAGCTATAATTCCACCCTCTTGGTGGTTAATTATCTTCTTATTACTATATGTTACCAATACACCTGAT comes from Candidatus Tisiphia endosymbiont of Nemotelus nigrinus and encodes:
- a CDS encoding HlyD family type I secretion periplasmic adaptor subunit; this translates as MEEKPNNNKPTFTAEQLKQLLSLQNDLVSTKKTKGGILSQKIIVSLSKTIQNTLYYLDRFINFVTKNNDVDRNDVVQTARTPILFGIYIIIFFVLVGGIWGSCAPLDSAAGASGVLVTYSNKKIINHQEGGIIANIFIKQGDKVKIGDKLIELEDTKIKSQYEITLSQYRHALATESRLIAERDNQDKIEFPKLLTEAINLPEVARVIHTQESLFYSKKEVYKSEKNALHQRIEQLNKKIEGLQAKKIAYMKSLEVAKDRLKAMHTLHEKGFAQKAALLELESREANFKSEIAMTDTEIAGTKHAITESEISIINLQNKYTEKTLTELKEAQGQVSHLKEQFTAYKDSLSRTVVKSPVDGIINVLNFHTIGGVIAPGVPIVEISPTNDTLIIEARVPQKNIDSVHEGLLAKIRFSAFKSRTTPLFTGKVVRISPDTVQDRNQMQQGPETFYIAIIEIDMDEFNKIAKARKLELHPGMQVEVQIVTGTRTLLRYLLDPITDSMFRAFKEK